The nucleotide sequence AATCAAGTCCAATGATTTCTTCGTCCTCACTTACTCTAAGTCCAATTGTTTTCTCCATTGCAAAAAAGACTGCATAGCTGAGAGTAAACGACCAAAGGAATGCCAATGCAACTCCAGTCAATTGAACGCCTAATAGAGAGAAACCACCTCCGAAGAAAAGACCATTAGGTCCTGATCCAAAGTTAGCATCCGCAAATAAGCCTACAGCCACTGTTCCCCATGCTCCATTGATACCATGCACACTCACAGCGCCGACAGGATCATCTATTCCTAATTTATCTAAAAGTAAAACTCCGCCAACTACCAATAATCCGCCAATGAGCCCAATGATTACAGCCGAGGTTATTCCTACATTATTGCAGCCTGCGGTAATAGCGACTAATCCCGCTAAGCCACCATTTAAAGTGATTCCAATGTCAGGCTTTTTAAATAAAAGCCAACTTAATGCCATAGCAGAAAGTGCTCCTGCCGCTGCTGACATATTTGTTGTAATTGCAACGATGGCAAAGGAACCACCGTTAATTACACCGGTGCTTCCTGGATTAAATCCAAACCAACCTAACCACAAAATAAAAACACCCATGGCGGCTATTGTCATATTGTGTCCTAAGATAGGGATGATTACTCCACCCGGTTGATAACGACCGATTCTGGGTTTTAAAACCATTGTTCCTGCAAGTCCTGCCCAACCTCCGATTGAATGAACAACTGTAGAGCCTGCAAAGTCGATGAATCCCATTTTTGCTAAAAATCCTACATTCTTTACATCGAATAGATTTGACCATACAAAGCTTCCAAAGATTGGATAAATGAAGGATGTCATTAGAAAGGAATACATTAAGTATGCTGTAAACTTTGTTCTTTCTGCCATTGCACCGGATACAATCGTAGTAGCAGTTGCAGCAAATACCAATTGAAATAAGAAGAATCCAAATTTAAAGGAAGAAGGCTTTCCCGATTCATCCAAAAGTAAACCTGTTTCTAGAAAGGATATTTTTCCAAGTCCGACTCCTTCTATAATATGTGGACCGAACATTAAGGAAAAACCAATTAGCCAAAAACAAATGGATCCTAATGTAAAGTCGGAAAGATTTTTCATTAGAATATTAACAGCGTTCTTTGCTCTTGTAAATCCTGCTTCTACAAGGGCAAATCCAGCTTGCATAAAAAAAACTAAAAAGGAGGCAATACAAACCCAAAGTAGATTTACTTCGCTTCTAAATACTTCTGATTCTTGTTTAATAGCAAGACTAGCTTCCTTTAAGACTTTGATTTCTTCTCTAAAAGATTCAATGATCGGATCTTCCGGAGGAGGAGCCGTATCGCTTTGACCTGAATCTTGCGAAAAAATTGGCAAGCTTAAAAATAAAATCAATGTGTAAACTTTTATCATTTTTTATTCCTTATTCTTTAAATGAATTATTCAGAAATCTCTTCCGTATTGGTTCTAATGAATGTAATTCCTTCTAATTTTTTCAGGGATACTTTTAATGCATCATTGCTCGGAGTGCTTTTAATTCCCTGCTGTAATGTCTTGATTGCCTTTGGGATTGCATTTTCTTTTAAATAACACTTTGCCAATAAAAGACTAGCTTTTGCGAATGTATGGTCACAGGAAAGGGATTTCTTTAACGCTCTTTTGGCTTCGGGTAGTCTATCTGAGTTAAACAATGCTTTGCCGTAAAGGTAGTGGATAATCGCAGTATCCTCTCCACTCGTTCGAATGTACTCGTCTATGAATTTCACACTCTCTTCGTACTTTCCATCGTTGTAATACATTTTCCCCAGGAAAAGTAAATTATCTTTGATAGATGGATCAATCTTGTATGCTTGTAAGGCAAGAGAGTAGGCGTCTGCATTGTTTTTTTCTCGTGCAGAAACTTTTGCCATTCGAACCAGAGGCAAAGCATCCGTAATCGTGGTATTACATTGTAAGAGAAGCATAGCTAAGTCATCGCCATTTTTTTGTCCACCTTTAAATTCTTTCCAATCGGATAATACCGATTGCACGATGTCCTTTGCAAATACATTACTTTTTTCACTCTTTAGGCGCTCTTTGGCTTTTATAAAGGAATCTATGAATCTGGAATGTCCATATTCCTCGCTATTACCATCTTTTTGTTCTGTAAAACCATCTGTGAACATCAGCAAGTATTCACCGGGTTCAACCTTGCCATACATCTCTTCATAGTCGGATTTTTTAACATCTAAGATTCCGAGTGGAACACCTCTTGAGTCAAGCTCATCTGTTGTATTATCATTTTTAAAATGGATGATTTTTTGATGACCACCATTGATATAAGAATACGAATAATCATGATAAATTCGTAAAATAAATGCTGTAAAGTAGGTGGATTCAGGAAGCTGTGGCTTCAAAGCCTTTCCTAATTGCTCCATAATTTCTGCCAGACCGAGACCTTGAATCACAAATCGATTGAAATGAAAGTGAATTGCCATTGTTACGAGTGCAGCAGGAATTCCATGCCCGGATACGTCCACCATAATGGCTGTCATGGTGTTGCCTTGCTTGACCACATCAAAATAATCGCCACTTACTTCTACCATTGGCTCATAATGTGTGCCAAAATAAATTCCGTTCCAAGGATGAAGCTGGTGTTGTAGAATTTGACTTTGGACATTTCGTCCCATCTTTAAATCCCATTCCAATTGAGACAGAATAGCAGCTTCTCTAGCTCTTGCGGTCATTAGACCCTCAATTAGTCTTACGCCGGTCAAAGCAAGAGCTAATTGAGCGCCTAAAGCCTCAAGAATTTCCAGATCATCTTCTTTATAAAAGAATGCAATGTCAGATTCTACAGATATTGTCCCTAGGACGTCATCCTTGTAAGTAATCGGTACACAGAGTACGCACATCGTAGTCTCTTGGTCGTCTAAAAAATCCGGTGTCTGTCTCAAATCAGGGATGATTAAAGATTTTTTAGTTTCAAATGCTTGCCCGGAGTATCCCTCACTAGGAAGCAAATTTCGTCTAGGTGGTGTAGTTTCTTTGATGTATTTGATTGGAACTAAAAGCTCGCCATCCCAAAGTCTCAAAGTAGTATTATCGCATTCAAAGATTTCCTTGCAGAGGGTTATAAGGGTATCAAAAAGGTCTTCCTCCCGCCCTACATTAGAGAATTCCTTACTAATATAGAGCAATACGGCAATCTTGTTCTGATCAGACAAACCACCGACCACCTTTTTAGCCCCTCTAAATGAAATTACCTTTCTAGTTCCATATTTTAGCTCTATCATAGCAATTGTCCTTCCTTAATAATATGCAAGTAATGTGCCGATTCAATATTGTTCTATACGCTTATTATTTAAACAATCCATCAATTTTGTTTCTAAAAAAAACTATTTACTTAAAAAATATACCTACTCATTTTTCTGACACAAAAGATGCGTTATTTTTATTGCATTAGTGTAAATGGCAAGCACTATTTTTGCCCGGGATAGATGAAAGATACTA is from Leptospiraceae bacterium and encodes:
- a CDS encoding ammonium transporter encodes the protein MIKVYTLILFLSLPIFSQDSGQSDTAPPPEDPIIESFREEIKVLKEASLAIKQESEVFRSEVNLLWVCIASFLVFFMQAGFALVEAGFTRAKNAVNILMKNLSDFTLGSICFWLIGFSLMFGPHIIEGVGLGKISFLETGLLLDESGKPSSFKFGFFLFQLVFAATATTIVSGAMAERTKFTAYLMYSFLMTSFIYPIFGSFVWSNLFDVKNVGFLAKMGFIDFAGSTVVHSIGGWAGLAGTMVLKPRIGRYQPGGVIIPILGHNMTIAAMGVFILWLGWFGFNPGSTGVINGGSFAIVAITTNMSAAAGALSAMALSWLLFKKPDIGITLNGGLAGLVAITAGCNNVGITSAVIIGLIGGLLVVGGVLLLDKLGIDDPVGAVSVHGINGAWGTVAVGLFADANFGSGPNGLFFGGGFSLLGVQLTGVALAFLWSFTLSYAVFFAMEKTIGLRVSEDEEIIGLDLLEHGNEAYPDYKS
- a CDS encoding SpoIIE family protein phosphatase, encoding MIELKYGTRKVISFRGAKKVVGGLSDQNKIAVLLYISKEFSNVGREEDLFDTLITLCKEIFECDNTTLRLWDGELLVPIKYIKETTPPRRNLLPSEGYSGQAFETKKSLIIPDLRQTPDFLDDQETTMCVLCVPITYKDDVLGTISVESDIAFFYKEDDLEILEALGAQLALALTGVRLIEGLMTARAREAAILSQLEWDLKMGRNVQSQILQHQLHPWNGIYFGTHYEPMVEVSGDYFDVVKQGNTMTAIMVDVSGHGIPAALVTMAIHFHFNRFVIQGLGLAEIMEQLGKALKPQLPESTYFTAFILRIYHDYSYSYINGGHQKIIHFKNDNTTDELDSRGVPLGILDVKKSDYEEMYGKVEPGEYLLMFTDGFTEQKDGNSEEYGHSRFIDSFIKAKERLKSEKSNVFAKDIVQSVLSDWKEFKGGQKNGDDLAMLLLQCNTTITDALPLVRMAKVSAREKNNADAYSLALQAYKIDPSIKDNLLFLGKMYYNDGKYEESVKFIDEYIRTSGEDTAIIHYLYGKALFNSDRLPEAKRALKKSLSCDHTFAKASLLLAKCYLKENAIPKAIKTLQQGIKSTPSNDALKVSLKKLEGITFIRTNTEEISE